A genomic segment from Salmo trutta chromosome 38, fSalTru1.1, whole genome shotgun sequence encodes:
- the LOC115177990 gene encoding uncharacterized protein LOC115177990 produces the protein MQRAEREAMEAKQRKISAIHENYVRTALIGVGSTFAHHFVPSIQCIPQPKAPPRPLPRRLEHIALAPLKNVVGVDGAQVRPGSHSLESIEVNKSFSSSSVRPVPVPPAGAPSKRGKKKKGRRGVKALKVQLDQACADNNGPIDLMEEVRDIEAHLKEEAWKVVHEVKAMGRRSLGSAMSMGEIATSSLGSLSSVDMNTPAELRDYLDVGTPVKSRDSPPRPAPPPTKPRSKLPRPTRFLSLQKADTGSVR, from the exons AtgcagagagctgagagagaggccaTGGAAGCAAAGCAAAGAAAGATAAGTGCTATCCATGAGAATTATGTCCGGACTGCTCTCATCGGGGTTGGCAGCACCTTCGCGCACCACTTCGTCCCCTCTATTCAGTGCATTCCGCAGCCGAAAGCTCCACCGAGGCCTTTGCCACGAAGGCTTGAACACATAGCTCTGGCCCCACTGAAGAACGTGGTGGGGGTGGACGGAGCCCAAGTTCGACCCGGATCTCACTCTCTGGAGTCCATAGAGGTAAATAAGTCATTCAGCAGCAGTAGCGTGCGGCCTGTTCCCGTCCCTCCCGCTGGAGCTCCCTCCAAGAGGGGCAAGAAGAAGAAGGGCAGGCGGGGAGTCAAAGCCCTGAAAGTCCAGTTGGACCAGGCCTGTGCTGACAACAACGGACCCATTGACctgatggaggaggtgagggacatCGAGGCTCACCTGAAGGAGGAGGCCTGGAAG GTGGTACATGAGGTGAAGGCCATGGGCAGGAGAAGTTTGGGCTCGGCCATGTCCATGGGGGAAATAGCCACCAGCTCTCTGGGAAGCCTGAGCTCAGTGGATATGAACACCCCTGCGGAGCTCCGTGACTACTTGGATGTTGGGACCCCGGTAAAGTCGCGTGACAGCCCACCCAGGCCTGCTCCCCCTCCTACCAAGCCCAGGAGCAAACTGCCTCGGCCTACAAGGTTCCTTAGCCTCCAAAAGGCTGACACCGGCTCAG TGAGATAA
- the LOC115177989 gene encoding TOG array regulator of axonemal microtubules protein 1-like translates to MEMSKYINTVHREIDVCCQPIDKKAASEPKGQIKKSQDQARLQPLSNPEQALTKTFKLLHSASDDWEKKIEGLTSVRVMAQNHMDILMPKLHDICLAIINEVKNLRSAVSCAAMATLGDMYVHLQRAMDSEVEGTARVLLHKASEANTFIRQGANCALGHMVQSCTPTRVMNALLVGGLSHRNAAVRSCTAQHLERLAEVMGMSRLLSGKKDLTDRFLIAVSKLAVDPAQEVRHHGRNILRNVATNGDFAKMWDKFAPRKERESLREVISKVNLKERNI, encoded by the exons ATGGAAATgagtaaatacataaatacagttcACAGAGAGATAGATGTCTGCTGTCAACCCATAGACAAGAAGGCAGCCAGTGAGCCAAAGGGCCAAATAAAGAAAAGTCAGGACCAGGCCAGATTGCAGCCCCTGTCCAACCCAGAGCAGGCCCTGACTAAGACCTTCAAGCTGCTCCACTCTGCCTCTGATGACTG GGAGAAGAAGATCGAGGGCTTGACCTCTGTCCGTGTGATGGCTCAGAACCACATGGACATACTGATGCCTAAACTCCATGATATCTGCCTTGCCATTATAAATGAG GTGAAGAACCTGCGCTCTGCAGTGTCCTGTGCTGCCATGGCCACACTGGGTGACATGTACGTCCACCTCCAGAGGGCCATGGACAGTGAGGTGGAGGGGACGGCACGCGTGCTGCTGCACAAAGCTAGCGAGGCCAACACCTTCATCCGGCAGGGCGCCAACTGTGCCCTGGGTCACATGGTGCAGAGCTGCACCCCTACCCGTGTCATGAATGCCCTGCTGGTCGGTGGGCtgag CCACCGTAACGCTGCGGTGAGGAGCTGCACTGCTCAGCACCTGGAGAGACTGGCTGAGGTCATGGGGATGTCTCGTCTCCTGTCGGGGAAGAAAGACCTCACTGACCGTTTCTTGATTGCCGTCAGTAAACTGGCTGTGGACCCTGCACAGGAAGTCAG GCATCATGGTCGCAATATCTTGAGAAACGTGGCCACCAATGGCGACTTTGCTAAAATGTGGGACAAATTCGCTCCGAGGAAAGAGCGAGAATCCTTGAGGGAGGTCATCTCAAAGGTTAACCTCAAAGAAAG GAATATCTGA